A stretch of DNA from Asticcacaulis sp.:
CGTGCGACAACCAGAATCTCAAAGAATCCCTGGCGAAGATCAAGGAAATTCCGGTCGATGACAGCGGCAAGCCGGCCGGTGCGGATGCGAAAAGCCTGAGCAAGGAAGATGTTCAGCTTGTCGTCAATACAGCCAGGGATCTGACGGTCGGCAAGGGCGGTCTGCTGCATGATGGCGATGGTCCGATCGCCAAACCGAAGTTTAAGATTGCCATAGTCGACCCGCTCAAAATGCCGACTGAGGCGAATGCGCCGCTGGAAACGGGTGATACGGCCTCTCCGTCGGCGCCGCAGCCGGTGACGAAGGTGGTGACCACGCGCGGCAATCGCGTGATTCAGATCGGCTCGTTCGGAACGGCGGAAGCGGCACAGAACGCCTGGCTCGGCCTGCAGGCGCGCTATCCCGGCGTCGAGCAGTATCATCCCGTCTACCAGAAAATCACCACCGCTTCCGGCAAATCCATGGTGCGGTTGAAGGTCGGGCCGGTGGCCAGCGAAGACCAGGCGCATTCG
This window harbors:
- a CDS encoding SPOR domain-containing protein, whose translation is MTDLDPFRKALILCAAAMCAASLTACDNQNLKESLAKIKEIPVDDSGKPAGADAKSLSKEDVQLVVNTARDLTVGKGGLLHDGDGPIAKPKFKIAIVDPLKMPTEANAPLETGDTASPSAPQPVTKVVTTRGNRVIQIGSFGTAEAAQNAWLGLQARYPGVEQYHPVYQKITTASGKSMVRLKVGPVASEDQAHSLCLQLDIRDSWCSKAS